One Thauera sp. K11 DNA window includes the following coding sequences:
- the erpA gene encoding iron-sulfur cluster insertion protein ErpA has protein sequence MSAVAETPEILVFTDSAANKVRELIEEEGNPGLKLRVFVSGGGCSGFQYGFTFDEEVNEDDTAYEKNGVTLLIDPMSYQYLVGAEIDYSEGLEGSQFVIRNPNATSTCGCGSSFSV, from the coding sequence ATGAGCGCTGTAGCCGAAACCCCCGAAATTCTCGTCTTTACCGACAGCGCCGCGAACAAGGTTCGCGAGTTGATCGAAGAGGAAGGCAATCCCGGTCTGAAACTGCGTGTGTTCGTGTCCGGCGGTGGCTGCTCCGGCTTCCAGTACGGCTTCACTTTCGACGAAGAAGTGAACGAGGACGATACGGCCTACGAGAAAAATGGCGTGACGCTGCTCATCGATCCGATGAGCTACCAGTATCTCGTCGGCGCCGAGATCGATTACTCCGAAGGTCTGGAAGGCTCGCAGTTCGTGATTCGCAATCCCAATGCCACCAGTACCTGCGGCTGTGGTTCTTCCTTCTCCGTCTGA